A window of Planctomycetota bacterium contains these coding sequences:
- the tsf gene encoding elongation factor Ts (EF-Ts; functions during elongation stage of protein translation; forms a dimer; associates with EF-Tu-GDP complex and promotes exchange of GDP to GTP resulting in regeneration of the active form of EF-Tu) yields MTIDAKQVNELRQETSAGIMECKRALQEAGGDKARAKELLKKWGLDRGAKLAEKQTKEGRIGVYLHTTGKVGAMVELTCETDFVAKNEEFQDLLRELAIAVAAFDPLAVSKEDLPKELVEEEKKKYEADIKGKPPEIAAKILEGKLEKNLYSQKCLLHMPFPKEEKFKGTYGDFLKSKIGVLKENIVLRRFVRMEVGK; encoded by the coding sequence ATGACGATCGACGCCAAACAGGTCAACGAACTCCGGCAGGAAACCAGCGCCGGAATCATGGAGTGCAAGCGCGCCCTCCAGGAAGCCGGCGGCGACAAGGCGCGCGCCAAGGAGCTTCTCAAGAAGTGGGGCCTGGACCGCGGCGCCAAGCTCGCCGAAAAGCAGACCAAGGAGGGGCGGATCGGCGTCTACCTCCACACCACCGGCAAGGTGGGCGCGATGGTCGAGTTGACGTGCGAGACCGACTTCGTCGCCAAGAACGAGGAGTTCCAGGATCTCCTCCGGGAACTGGCCATCGCGGTGGCCGCCTTCGATCCCCTGGCGGTCTCGAAGGAGGATCTGCCCAAGGAACTCGTCGAGGAGGAGAAGAAAAAGTACGAGGCGGACATCAAGGGGAAGCCCCCGGAGATCGCCGCCAAGATCCTCGAAGGAAAGCTCGAGAAGAACCTGTATTCCCAGAAGTGCCTCCTGCACATGCCGTTCCCGAAGGAGGAGAAGTTCAAGGGGACGTACGGGGATTTCCTCAAGTCCAAGATCGGGGTTCTCAAGGAGAACATCGTTTTGCGCCGGTTCGTCCGGATGGAAGTGGGCAAGTAG